One Thermicanus aegyptius DSM 12793 DNA segment encodes these proteins:
- a CDS encoding methyl-accepting chemotaxis protein: MKMRIKIPIRVKLVGFILFVAFLFGITNGISSYSIGAFIVTILIGLVISRKITKPIASMTKFAEQIATGNLTAEEIRVKNRDEIGDLANSFNKMTTNFRSLIHQIKTSAEQIAASSEELTASAEQTSKATEQIVSTMQEVAMGSENQVRSVSDGISAIYEVSTTVQQIADNAESVSAAAIQASETASAGNLAIRTTIKQMNSISTTVNELAEAVKRLGKSSQEIEQIVDVIASIAAQTNLLALNATIEAARAGEHGRGFSVVAEEVRKLAEQSARSAQKIAELINSIQYETNHVVQSMETTTKEVSDGIKVVNKVGESFEEIQRSVNNVVAQAQDVSAATKQISTGTDRVVHSINQIASVAGATASGTQNVAAGTEEQLASMEEISSSAAFLSKMAEEFLALVGKFKV; the protein is encoded by the coding sequence ATGAAAATGAGGATCAAAATACCAATTCGGGTGAAACTGGTCGGTTTTATTTTATTCGTCGCCTTTTTATTCGGCATTACAAACGGTATTTCATCCTATTCCATAGGAGCCTTTATTGTAACGATTTTGATCGGTCTCGTCATTTCCCGGAAGATCACAAAACCGATTGCGTCTATGACGAAATTTGCGGAACAAATTGCAACAGGGAATTTAACTGCGGAGGAGATCAGAGTAAAAAACCGCGATGAAATTGGAGATCTTGCGAATTCGTTCAATAAGATGACCACAAACTTTCGCAGTCTAATCCATCAGATCAAAACCAGTGCGGAACAGATCGCCGCGTCATCAGAGGAATTGACAGCCAGCGCCGAACAAACCAGCAAAGCGACCGAACAAATTGTTTCGACCATGCAAGAAGTGGCGATGGGTTCCGAGAATCAAGTCCGCAGTGTAAGTGACGGCATAAGTGCGATTTATGAAGTCTCCACCACCGTGCAACAAATTGCTGACAATGCAGAAAGTGTCTCTGCTGCTGCGATTCAAGCTTCGGAAACAGCATCCGCAGGAAATCTTGCCATTCGGACGACGATCAAGCAGATGAATTCCATTAGTACTACGGTGAATGAGCTGGCCGAGGCGGTGAAAAGATTGGGTAAAAGTTCCCAAGAAATCGAACAGATTGTAGATGTGATTGCAAGTATTGCCGCACAGACCAATCTATTGGCTTTAAACGCTACGATCGAGGCCGCCAGAGCCGGGGAGCACGGACGTGGATTTTCTGTAGTCGCTGAGGAAGTTCGCAAATTGGCCGAGCAATCGGCTCGATCAGCACAAAAAATTGCAGAACTGATTAACTCGATCCAATATGAAACGAATCATGTGGTTCAATCGATGGAGACCACGACAAAAGAGGTGTCTGATGGGATTAAAGTTGTCAACAAAGTAGGTGAATCGTTTGAAGAAATTCAGCGCTCGGTAAATAACGTAGTGGCGCAGGCGCAAGATGTATCAGCCGCCACAAAGCAAATTTCTACGGGAACAGATCGAGTAGTCCATTCGATTAACCAAATTGCCAGCGTGGCAGGGGCAACCGCATCCGGAACCCAAAACGTAGCGGCGGGCACCGAAGAACAGTTGGCATCGATGGAGGAAATCTCATCGTCTGCCGCTTTCCTCTCAAAAATGGCGGAGGAATTTCTGGCGCTTGTGGGCAAATTTAAGGTGTGA
- the metX gene encoding homoserine O-acetyltransferase MetX — protein sequence MTKAGTAIQPHTGVLPIGDLLLESGKVLPNVKIAYERVGPESAPTILVCHALTGNQYTVGSESAPGWWRELVGPERFIDTNRFQVITTNVIGGCNGSTGPLSPDPNTGEAYRSNFPFITVRDMVHAQHRFLQKIGISHLKAVIGGSLGGMQVLEWGLLYPDFMDLIIPIAVTPFLSDYAISFNAIGRLAILNDPAWKEGMYDPEEQPIMGLSIARIAGLLTYRTPKLFNHRFSREMKGGWGSDHREIAFQVESYLTYQGEKLSRRFDANSYLYLLKAMDYHDIGRGRGGVEKAVEGYRSQVVALAFQGDLLYPPDEIFRFVGLLREKGVRADYHEVTTHFGHDGFLTEFDRWGGFITDALKSSSLS from the coding sequence TTGACAAAAGCTGGGACAGCTATTCAACCCCATACAGGGGTACTCCCCATTGGGGACTTACTACTGGAATCCGGCAAGGTATTGCCGAATGTTAAGATTGCTTATGAACGTGTGGGTCCGGAAAGTGCACCTACCATCCTGGTCTGCCATGCCCTAACGGGAAATCAATACACCGTAGGGAGTGAATCTGCCCCTGGATGGTGGAGGGAATTGGTAGGCCCCGAACGTTTTATTGATACAAACCGTTTTCAAGTCATTACCACCAATGTGATCGGGGGTTGTAACGGTTCGACGGGCCCGCTAAGCCCCGATCCCAATACGGGAGAAGCCTATCGATCCAATTTCCCTTTTATTACAGTACGGGATATGGTCCATGCCCAACACCGCTTTCTTCAAAAAATCGGGATTTCCCATCTAAAGGCGGTTATAGGGGGATCGTTAGGCGGAATGCAGGTGCTTGAATGGGGTCTCCTTTATCCCGATTTTATGGATCTCATCATCCCGATCGCCGTTACACCTTTCCTCTCCGACTATGCTATCTCCTTTAATGCCATAGGTCGATTGGCCATTCTTAATGATCCCGCCTGGAAAGAGGGGATGTATGATCCTGAGGAACAACCTATCATGGGACTTTCCATCGCCAGAATCGCCGGGCTTCTCACCTATCGAACACCGAAACTCTTTAATCATCGTTTCTCCAGGGAGATGAAAGGGGGATGGGGGAGCGACCACAGGGAGATCGCATTTCAGGTTGAATCCTACTTAACCTATCAAGGGGAGAAACTTTCTAGGCGCTTTGATGCCAACTCATATCTCTATCTTTTAAAAGCGATGGATTATCACGATATCGGACGGGGAAGGGGAGGGGTGGAAAAAGCGGTTGAAGGATATCGCAGCCAAGTGGTTGCCCTGGCCTTTCAAGGAGATCTCCTTTACCCCCCCGATGAAATTTTCCGTTTCGTAGGACTTCTCAGAGAAAAAGGAGTCCGAGCAGATTATCATGAAGTAACCACTCATTTTGGTCATGACGGATTTTTAACAGAGTTTGACCGCTGGGGAGGTTTCATCACCGACGCTCTGAAATCTTCTTCCCTATCTTAA
- a CDS encoding O-acetylhomoserine aminocarboxypropyltransferase/cysteine synthase family protein encodes MGEYRFETVAIHGGVQPDPVTGARAFPLYLSTAYQFENTEHAANLFALKETGYIYTRIHNPTVTAFEERITKLEGGVGALALASGAAAITLTILNLAKAGDEILSSVKLYGGTYNLFSTTLPKYGIRTRFVDPNDPQNFREAITPNTKAIYAEVIGNPSLDVLDIEEVAKIAHEAGIPLIVDNTFGTPYLVRPLEHGADIVVHSATKWISGNGTTLGGVIIDGGRFDWNSPKFPEFTTPDPSYHNIVYSEAFQNAAFIVKARVQLLRDLGPSISPFNAFQLALGLETLAVRMKEHIKNTRDVVAYLKRHPQVSWVNYPELPEHPSHHLAAKYLPRGAGAVITFGIKGGREAGAKVINSVKLWSHLANVGDAKSLIIHPASTTHQQLSPEEIAQTGITEDLIRLSVGIENVEDLIEDLDQAISAATR; translated from the coding sequence ATGGGAGAGTACCGCTTTGAAACTGTAGCCATCCATGGAGGAGTACAACCGGATCCGGTAACGGGAGCGAGGGCATTTCCCCTCTATCTGTCTACCGCTTATCAATTTGAGAATACGGAGCATGCGGCCAATCTCTTTGCATTAAAGGAGACGGGGTATATCTATACACGGATCCATAATCCCACGGTGACCGCCTTTGAAGAAAGGATTACAAAGTTGGAAGGGGGCGTAGGGGCTCTTGCCTTAGCCAGCGGCGCTGCCGCGATCACCCTGACCATCCTCAACTTGGCAAAAGCTGGAGATGAGATCCTCTCCTCTGTAAAATTGTATGGAGGAACATATAATCTTTTTTCCACCACCCTTCCGAAATATGGAATTCGTACTCGTTTCGTAGATCCGAACGATCCTCAAAATTTTAGAGAGGCGATTACACCCAATACAAAAGCGATTTATGCAGAGGTGATCGGGAATCCCAGCCTGGATGTGCTCGATATTGAAGAAGTGGCGAAAATCGCCCATGAAGCAGGCATTCCTCTCATCGTGGACAACACCTTTGGAACTCCTTATCTGGTAAGGCCCTTAGAACATGGGGCAGATATCGTGGTTCATTCGGCGACCAAGTGGATCAGCGGCAATGGAACCACACTCGGGGGAGTAATTATAGACGGAGGACGTTTTGATTGGAATTCTCCCAAGTTCCCCGAATTTACCACTCCCGATCCAAGTTATCATAACATCGTATACTCTGAAGCCTTTCAAAATGCTGCTTTTATCGTCAAGGCGAGAGTTCAATTGCTTAGGGATTTAGGTCCTTCCATCAGCCCATTTAATGCCTTTCAACTTGCCCTAGGATTAGAAACCTTAGCCGTCAGGATGAAAGAACATATTAAAAATACCAGGGATGTCGTCGCATACTTAAAAAGACATCCTCAGGTAAGTTGGGTCAATTACCCTGAACTTCCCGAACATCCTTCCCATCACCTGGCGGCGAAATACCTCCCCCGAGGTGCAGGCGCGGTGATCACATTTGGGATTAAGGGGGGGAGGGAAGCGGGGGCGAAAGTGATCAACTCCGTAAAACTCTGGTCCCATTTGGCAAACGTAGGAGATGCGAAGAGCTTGATTATTCATCCGGCCAGCACGACCCATCAGCAATTAAGCCCGGAAGAGATCGCCCAAACGGGAATCACAGAGGATCTGATTCGCTTATCCGTAGGCATTGAGAACGTAGAAGATCTCATCGAAGATCTCGATCAGGCCATTTCGGCAGCGACCCGTTAA
- the ilvE gene encoding branched-chain-amino-acid transaminase, translating into MSLLIYLNGEYVPKEEAKISVYDHGFLYGDGVFEGIRAYSGNVFRLKEHVDRLYDSAKSILLTIPHTREEMEEIIVETLRKNELDSAYIRVIVSRGVGDLGLDPNKCEKAQVIVIAEELALFPKELYEKGLEVVSVSVRRNRPDVLSPNVKSLNYLNNILAKISAHQAGVSEALLLNTEGYVAEGTGENVFLVKDGVILTPPVYLGALKGITRGAIIDIAKKLGYELKEQPFTLHDVYAADEIFLTGTAAEVVPIVKVDGRPIADGKPGVVTKHLLEGFRQLVTTDGRKIYPERVSQAG; encoded by the coding sequence ATGAGTTTACTAATCTACCTAAACGGGGAATATGTCCCAAAAGAAGAAGCGAAGATTTCTGTTTATGACCATGGTTTTCTTTATGGAGATGGAGTCTTCGAAGGGATTCGAGCTTATTCGGGAAATGTTTTCCGCCTGAAAGAGCATGTGGATCGGCTTTACGATTCCGCAAAATCAATTCTCCTTACCATTCCCCATACCCGGGAAGAAATGGAAGAGATTATTGTAGAGACGCTCCGGAAAAACGAGCTTGATTCGGCTTATATCCGGGTCATTGTATCAAGGGGAGTTGGGGATCTTGGTTTAGACCCAAATAAGTGCGAAAAAGCACAAGTGATCGTTATTGCGGAAGAATTGGCTTTATTTCCTAAAGAGTTATATGAAAAAGGTTTGGAAGTGGTCTCCGTCTCTGTGCGCAGGAATCGCCCCGATGTTTTAAGTCCTAATGTGAAATCCTTAAACTACTTAAATAATATTCTGGCAAAGATTTCTGCCCATCAGGCGGGAGTTTCCGAAGCTCTTTTGCTCAATACGGAGGGGTATGTCGCAGAAGGGACAGGAGAGAATGTTTTCTTGGTAAAGGATGGAGTCATCCTTACCCCCCCTGTTTATTTAGGAGCTTTAAAGGGGATTACCAGGGGAGCCATTATCGATATTGCTAAAAAATTGGGATATGAGCTTAAGGAACAGCCTTTTACTCTTCATGATGTCTACGCGGCTGATGAGATTTTCTTAACCGGTACTGCTGCTGAAGTGGTTCCCATCGTCAAGGTGGATGGACGGCCGATTGCCGATGGAAAACCAGGTGTGGTGACAAAGCATCTATTGGAAGGATTTAGGCAGCTCGTAACTACGGATGGGAGAAAGATTTACCCTGAGCGGGTCTCTCAAGCCGGTTAA
- the ilvD gene encoding dihydroxy-acid dehydratase: MRSDMIKKGVDRAPHRSLLYATGLVKPKDLAKPFIGIANSYIDIIPGHVHLKEFAEVVKEEIRKAGGIPFEFNTIGVDDGIAMGHIGMRYSLPSRELIADSCETVINAHWFDGVFFIPNCDKITPGMLMAAVRTNVPSVFVTGGPMEAGKSKKGENLSLVDVFEGVGGYLSGKIGEEELLELERNACPSCGSCSGMFTANSMNTLLEVLGMAPSGNGTIVATSKERHRLIQEAVSSLMSLIEKDIRPRDIITEEAIDDAFALDMAMGGSTNTVLHTLAVAHEAGIEYNLERINQIADRVPYLCKVSPASRYSMDDVHAAGGIKAILRELMNVEGALHPDRITISGKSLREVISDGQIKNEEVIRPVENPYSKKGGLSILYGNIAPAGAVIKVGAVDPSITFFEGEAIIFNSQEEAIAGINNGLVREGHVVVIRYEGPKGGPGMPEMLAPTSAIVGRGLGTKVALITDGRFSGATRGIAVGHISPEAQEGGPIALIQQNDLIQIDLTNRRINLMISDEELEERRRNWIPPEPKVKQGYLARYARLVTSANTGGVLKVD; this comes from the coding sequence ATGCGAAGCGACATGATTAAAAAAGGGGTAGACCGAGCTCCTCATCGCAGTTTACTCTACGCCACCGGCTTGGTAAAACCGAAAGATTTGGCGAAACCCTTCATCGGAATTGCCAATTCTTATATTGATATTATCCCCGGTCATGTCCATCTAAAAGAGTTTGCGGAGGTGGTAAAAGAAGAGATCCGAAAGGCAGGAGGAATCCCCTTTGAGTTTAATACCATCGGCGTAGATGATGGAATTGCCATGGGGCATATCGGCATGAGGTATTCTTTACCCAGCCGGGAATTAATCGCCGATTCCTGTGAGACGGTGATCAATGCCCATTGGTTTGATGGAGTCTTTTTCATTCCCAATTGCGATAAGATTACCCCGGGAATGTTGATGGCTGCCGTTCGAACCAATGTCCCATCCGTTTTTGTGACGGGGGGACCCATGGAAGCGGGAAAATCGAAAAAAGGGGAAAACCTCTCCTTGGTTGATGTCTTTGAAGGGGTGGGAGGATATCTTTCCGGCAAAATTGGGGAGGAAGAGCTCCTCGAATTGGAACGGAATGCATGTCCCAGTTGCGGATCCTGTTCCGGGATGTTTACAGCGAACTCGATGAACACGTTGCTTGAGGTTTTGGGAATGGCCCCTTCAGGAAACGGAACAATCGTCGCCACTTCGAAGGAGCGGCATCGTCTGATTCAGGAGGCGGTAAGCTCGCTGATGAGTCTGATCGAAAAGGATATCCGCCCCAGGGATATCATTACCGAAGAAGCGATCGATGATGCCTTTGCCCTGGATATGGCCATGGGAGGTTCAACCAATACGGTTCTTCATACGTTGGCGGTCGCCCATGAGGCAGGAATTGAATATAACCTGGAACGGATTAACCAAATTGCAGATCGGGTGCCCTATCTATGTAAAGTAAGCCCAGCCTCGAGATATTCCATGGATGATGTGCATGCGGCGGGTGGGATTAAAGCCATTCTCCGCGAATTAATGAACGTAGAGGGAGCATTGCATCCGGATCGGATCACCATCTCAGGAAAAAGCTTGAGAGAGGTGATTTCGGATGGGCAGATCAAGAACGAAGAGGTGATCCGTCCTGTAGAAAACCCCTACAGTAAAAAAGGTGGCCTTTCGATCCTATATGGAAACATTGCTCCGGCAGGCGCCGTGATAAAAGTCGGAGCGGTAGACCCCTCCATCACCTTCTTCGAAGGGGAGGCGATCATCTTCAATTCTCAGGAGGAGGCGATCGCCGGGATTAATAATGGGTTGGTTCGGGAAGGTCATGTGGTGGTGATTCGATATGAGGGACCAAAGGGTGGGCCTGGAATGCCTGAAATGTTAGCCCCTACTTCTGCGATTGTGGGAAGAGGGTTAGGGACGAAAGTAGCCCTCATCACCGATGGCCGTTTCTCTGGGGCTACAAGGGGAATTGCTGTCGGGCATATCTCTCCGGAAGCCCAGGAGGGGGGACCTATCGCACTTATACAGCAGAATGATCTCATTCAAATTGATCTTACAAATCGAAGGATCAACCTCATGATTTCAGATGAAGAATTGGAAGAAAGAAGAAGAAATTGGATTCCTCCGGAGCCTAAAGTGAAACAGGGGTATTTAGCTCGCTACGCAAGATTGGTTACCTCTGCAAATACAGGAGGCGTTCTCAAAGTGGATTAA
- the ilvB gene encoding acetolactate synthase large subunit, with product MTGQYTVKEIETSETPSPKSGAEILVSALKRENVEVIFGYPGGAVLYLYDALYECGIPHVLTRHEQGAIHAAEGYARVSGKPGVVIATSGPGATNLITGLTDAMIDSLPLVVITGQVGTSVMGTDAFQEAPIFSMTMPITKYNYQVRSVEELPRILKEAFHIASTGRPGPVLIDLPKDITSKASIVDEEVEISLPGYNPTYSPNMMQIHKIVQALKMAKKPVILAGAGVLHARASHLLRQFAERIGVPVVHTLLGLGGMPADHPLFLGMGGMHGTYAANRALYECDLLINIGARFDDRLTGNPDHFARNAKVIHIDIDPAEIGKIIPTEIPVVGDAGETLRILLEEELEKCDAEEWIRSLHSLKKEYPLWYKKDEGTLKPQRLIEMIHEITKGEAIITTDVGQHQMWAAQYYPFQTPNRWVTSGGLGTMGFGFPASIGAQIGKPGELVIAIVGDGGFQMTLQELAVVKEYHLPIKIVIVNNFALGMVRQWQELFYNERYSESLIPTQPDFVKLAESYGIKGILVQTEEEAYEAFSNNFFHNEPVLIDCRVAPFENVYPMIPPGKGIHQMEGVKP from the coding sequence ATGACAGGTCAGTACACCGTTAAGGAGATAGAGACAAGCGAGACGCCGTCTCCCAAATCAGGTGCGGAAATCCTAGTATCGGCATTGAAAAGGGAGAACGTGGAAGTGATCTTTGGATATCCGGGAGGTGCTGTCCTTTACCTTTATGATGCCTTGTATGAATGCGGAATTCCCCACGTTTTGACCCGGCATGAACAAGGGGCAATCCACGCGGCGGAAGGGTATGCTAGGGTTTCCGGGAAACCTGGCGTTGTGATTGCGACATCCGGGCCAGGGGCTACCAATTTAATTACGGGATTAACGGATGCCATGATTGATTCGTTACCCCTCGTCGTGATTACCGGCCAGGTTGGGACTTCGGTCATGGGAACAGATGCTTTTCAGGAAGCTCCCATCTTTAGCATGACGATGCCGATTACGAAATATAACTACCAGGTCAGATCGGTTGAAGAACTACCACGTATCCTAAAAGAGGCGTTCCATATCGCCAGCACGGGCAGGCCAGGTCCGGTTCTCATTGATTTGCCGAAGGATATTACTTCGAAAGCAAGTATCGTTGATGAAGAGGTAGAGATTTCTCTGCCGGGGTATAATCCCACCTACTCCCCGAATATGATGCAGATTCATAAGATCGTGCAGGCGCTAAAGATGGCGAAGAAGCCCGTTATTTTGGCGGGAGCCGGAGTTCTTCACGCCCGTGCCAGCCACCTATTGCGGCAGTTCGCGGAACGGATTGGCGTTCCGGTTGTTCATACTCTCCTTGGGCTGGGAGGAATGCCGGCGGATCATCCCCTCTTTCTCGGGATGGGAGGAATGCATGGGACCTATGCGGCCAACAGGGCTCTTTATGAATGCGATCTATTGATAAATATTGGAGCTCGCTTCGATGATCGTTTAACGGGAAATCCGGATCATTTTGCTCGCAACGCAAAAGTGATTCATATCGACATTGATCCGGCTGAGATCGGGAAGATCATTCCTACAGAGATTCCTGTTGTGGGAGATGCCGGGGAGACACTTCGCATTTTACTCGAAGAAGAATTGGAAAAGTGCGATGCTGAAGAGTGGATTCGGAGCTTACATTCCTTAAAGAAAGAGTATCCTCTCTGGTACAAAAAGGATGAGGGGACTTTAAAGCCGCAACGCCTCATCGAAATGATCCATGAAATCACCAAGGGTGAAGCCATTATCACCACCGACGTGGGGCAGCATCAGATGTGGGCAGCCCAGTATTATCCTTTTCAAACCCCTAACCGCTGGGTTACTTCCGGAGGGCTCGGTACGATGGGTTTCGGTTTCCCCGCAAGTATAGGGGCTCAGATCGGAAAACCCGGAGAATTGGTGATTGCGATTGTAGGGGATGGGGGCTTCCAAATGACGCTCCAAGAGTTGGCGGTGGTGAAAGAGTATCATCTGCCGATTAAAATCGTGATCGTGAACAACTTTGCGCTGGGTATGGTTCGTCAATGGCAGGAGCTTTTCTACAATGAAAGGTACTCTGAATCCCTGATTCCGACCCAACCTGATTTTGTGAAGTTGGCCGAATCTTACGGGATAAAGGGAATTTTGGTACAAACGGAGGAGGAGGCTTACGAAGCTTTTTCCAACAACT